A single bacterium DNA region contains:
- a CDS encoding MerC family mercury resistance protein, producing the protein MSEGIVKRSLDKIGVAGSLFAALCCLGFPAILSIVSAIGLGFIIKDAILIPLLSVFLVIALVGLYLGISHHGRWTAFALGLISAIVILVFIVLTLNKTLALFGIAGLVAASVLNVWLKMHKMKQTRTGHR; encoded by the coding sequence ATGAGCGAAGGAATTGTGAAGAGATCTCTTGATAAAATCGGTGTTGCCGGATCTCTATTTGCTGCGCTCTGCTGCCTTGGTTTTCCAGCGATCCTTTCCATTGTTTCGGCTATCGGCCTTGGGTTTATCATCAAAGATGCGATCTTAATTCCACTGCTTTCAGTCTTTTTGGTGATCGCATTGGTAGGCCTGTACCTTGGGATTTCTCATCATGGCCGCTGGACTGCGTTTGCGCTCGGCCTGATCAGTGCCATTGTGATATTGGTGTTCATTGTGCTTACTTTGAACAAGACTCTAGCACTTTTTGGAATCGCAGGTTTGGTTGCAGCCAGTGTGCTGAATGTCTGGCTAAAAATGCACAAGATGAAGCAGACTCGCACTGGTCATCGATGA